From the Solibacillus sp. FSL R5-0449 genome, one window contains:
- a CDS encoding sigma-70 family RNA polymerase sigma factor codes for MRREVFDMHYDAVYKYIRYLTNDTESTHDLLQETFYRFYQKNYTEHERTYLLKIARNLVYDHFRRKKIIGFFQLKTEPVAVADLPEVVVERNAENEKLYDALQQIKWNYREVIVLRYIEEYSVKETAMILNCSEVKVKNNTARGLKALRELLGGEEDV; via the coding sequence TTGAGACGCGAAGTTTTTGATATGCATTACGACGCTGTTTATAAATATATACGCTATTTAACGAATGATACAGAATCAACACATGATTTACTGCAAGAAACTTTTTACCGTTTTTATCAAAAAAATTATACCGAACATGAACGGACTTATTTATTAAAAATTGCCAGAAACCTTGTATATGACCATTTTCGAAGAAAAAAGATTATTGGTTTTTTTCAGTTGAAAACCGAGCCGGTAGCAGTGGCAGATTTGCCGGAAGTAGTTGTCGAGCGAAATGCGGAAAATGAAAAACTGTATGACGCCCTCCAGCAAATTAAATGGAATTACCGTGAAGTAATCGTGCTGCGCTACATAGAAGAGTATTCGGTAAAAGAGACGGCAATGATCTTAAACTGCAGTGAAGTGAAAGTGAAAAATAATACAGCACGCGGTTTAAAAGCATTACGGGAACTGTTAGGAGGGGAAGAGGATGTTTGA
- a CDS encoding signal recognition particle: MFEEEKLSQLKKIQVDSEKKEEDFNKIQQRLNSKPFHWQIPAVMIAIACITLFLVGTFPQNQQTTSENLDSSALQAVYYMDWEGDPKSTLQAGVKKVKSEETLIAVETLLEQLQKTDIIIEEPSIDKSYRLEFEDSTVMRLQEYHGSEATYYREIGTGQRYLLEDQTLRGMIELHEPADGKISSIINVVVFILLILAMNRVSKKLRDPEDPKRHLPTHSTYWQSVVEIFTFLILVLFVSVPQLHLFQLIAFLLLSALINILLEAKYGKNKWRMVQFIISKLFFLIIMYGLLWG, encoded by the coding sequence ATGTTTGAAGAAGAAAAATTAAGTCAGCTCAAAAAGATTCAAGTCGATTCGGAGAAAAAAGAGGAGGACTTCAATAAAATTCAGCAGCGCCTCAATTCAAAACCTTTTCATTGGCAAATCCCGGCCGTAATGATTGCCATTGCATGCATCACGCTATTTTTAGTCGGTACATTTCCACAAAATCAGCAAACGACTTCTGAGAATTTGGATAGCAGTGCATTGCAAGCCGTTTATTATATGGATTGGGAAGGGGATCCCAAATCCACACTGCAGGCAGGTGTTAAAAAAGTAAAAAGTGAAGAAACCTTAATAGCGGTGGAAACTTTATTGGAACAGCTACAGAAAACCGACATTATTATAGAAGAACCCTCTATTGATAAAAGCTATCGATTGGAGTTTGAAGATAGCACGGTCATGCGCCTCCAAGAATACCATGGAAGCGAAGCAACGTATTACCGGGAGATAGGGACAGGTCAGAGATATCTATTAGAGGATCAAACTTTGCGTGGAATGATCGAATTACATGAACCGGCTGACGGTAAAATTTCTTCCATCATTAATGTAGTAGTTTTTATTCTATTGATTTTGGCAATGAATCGGGTGAGCAAAAAGCTGAGGGACCCTGAAGATCCGAAACGCCATCTACCGACACATTCTACATATTGGCAAAGTGTAGTGGAGATTTTTACTTTTTTAATTCTTGTTTTGTTTGTTTCGGTTCCTCAACTCCATTTGTTTCAGTTGATCGCATTTTTATTGTTGTCAGCACTGATAAATATTCTTTTAGAAGCAAAATACGGAAAGAATAAGTGGCGAATGGTGCAATTTATAATAAGTAAATTATTTTTCTTAATAATAATGTACGGATTATTATGGGGATGA